One window of Paenibacillus sp. FSL K6-3182 genomic DNA carries:
- a CDS encoding response regulator transcription factor produces the protein MKSITILIADDEAEIADLIELHLVKEGYRCIKVLDGQEAVSVIQTHYIDLAILDIMMPKLDGYEVTRQIREKHHLPIIFLSAKTTDLDKITGLIRGADDYVTKPFNPMELVARVNAQLRRSMQFNQSAQANKLALEAGGLIIYPEERTVFLYGKPIELTQKEFDILYLLVSYPKKVYSAENIFKQVWGDEYYEGSNTVMVHISILRKKLGEDIHKNKLIKTVWGVGYSFNG, from the coding sequence ATGAAGTCGATCACAATTCTGATAGCTGATGATGAGGCAGAGATTGCCGATCTGATTGAGTTGCATTTAGTAAAAGAGGGTTATCGCTGCATTAAAGTATTGGATGGGCAGGAAGCTGTTTCTGTTATTCAGACGCATTACATTGATTTGGCAATTTTAGATATTATGATGCCTAAACTGGATGGTTATGAAGTAACAAGACAAATTCGAGAGAAGCATCATTTACCTATCATTTTTTTAAGCGCCAAAACGACCGACCTCGATAAGATTACAGGACTAATAAGAGGTGCAGATGATTATGTGACCAAACCCTTCAACCCAATGGAATTGGTTGCCCGTGTGAATGCTCAGTTGAGGCGGTCCATGCAGTTTAATCAATCAGCGCAAGCGAACAAACTTGCTTTGGAGGCAGGCGGACTGATCATCTATCCCGAAGAACGCACCGTATTCCTTTACGGCAAGCCTATTGAACTAACTCAAAAAGAGTTTGATATTTTGTATCTGCTAGTCAGTTATCCAAAGAAAGTCTATAGTGCGGAAAACATCTTTAAACAGGTGTGGGGAGATGAATACTATGAAGGCAGCAATACGGTCATGGTACATATTAGTATTTTGCGAAAGAAGCTTGGAGAAGACATTCATAAAAACAAACTGATTAAAACAGTTTGGGGGGTGGGATATTCATTCAATGGCTAA
- a CDS encoding HAMP domain-containing sensor histidine kinase, protein MAKMIRSFRFKMIQFFGLSMLFSAAITYMLYKALQIYYYTTKFESPSTKIRYFIRDIGDVNFFLLIFIPLSFLFFFLLTKRYAAYFNEIFSGINQLANGEFNNRIHIPSNDEFGDVARDINLASEKLQQALERGDFAENSKEQLVLNLAHDLRTPLTSVLGYLDFILQDDQLTAEQNKHYTSIAYTKAQRLEKLIDELFEITRMNYGKLTIEKKPIDLSELLIQLNEELYPVFEKNNLETRLNVTPHMTIRGDGELLARVFENLLTNAIRYGNDGQYIDINCNFDAENVLIQVVNYGDHIPPEELPYIFDMFFTGDQARTHHEGSTGLGLSIAKNIVEQHQGTISAQSSLIRTLFEVRFPHKNGSETLS, encoded by the coding sequence ATGGCTAAAATGATCCGAAGCTTTCGATTTAAAATGATTCAATTCTTTGGATTAAGCATGTTATTTTCCGCTGCCATTACCTATATGCTCTATAAAGCTCTCCAAATCTATTATTATACGACCAAATTCGAAAGTCCATCGACAAAAATCCGTTATTTTATAAGAGATATTGGGGATGTTAACTTCTTTTTGCTTATTTTCATTCCTCTCTCTTTTTTGTTCTTCTTTCTTCTCACCAAACGATATGCGGCTTATTTTAATGAAATATTTAGCGGAATTAATCAGCTTGCGAATGGTGAGTTCAACAATCGTATACATATTCCATCCAATGATGAATTTGGGGATGTTGCAAGAGATATTAATCTGGCAAGTGAAAAATTACAGCAAGCTTTGGAGAGAGGAGATTTTGCAGAAAACAGCAAGGAACAATTGGTCTTGAATTTGGCTCATGATTTGCGTACGCCGTTAACTTCAGTTCTAGGTTATTTGGATTTCATTCTTCAGGACGATCAACTGACTGCAGAGCAAAACAAGCACTATACAAGCATTGCTTATACAAAAGCTCAACGTTTAGAAAAACTTATTGACGAACTATTCGAAATTACTCGAATGAACTATGGCAAGCTTACCATTGAAAAAAAACCGATCGATCTCAGTGAGCTTCTCATTCAATTAAATGAGGAGCTATACCCTGTTTTTGAGAAAAACAACCTAGAAACCCGATTGAATGTGACTCCGCATATGACTATTAGGGGGGACGGCGAGCTATTGGCACGCGTATTTGAAAATCTTCTGACTAATGCGATTCGCTATGGAAATGATGGCCAGTATATAGACATAAATTGCAACTTTGATGCAGAAAATGTGTTAATTCAAGTGGTCAATTATGGAGATCATATTCCCCCTGAAGAACTGCCGTATATCTTCGATATGTTTTTTACGGGCGATCAAGCGCGAACTCATCATGAGGGGAGCACCGGCCTTGGCTTGTCTATTGCAAAAAATATTGTGGAGCAGCATCAAGGCACAATTTCGGCTCAAAGCAGTTTAATTCGTACGCTTTTTGAAGTCCGTTTCCCGCATAAAAACGGCTCTGAAACACTCAGTTAA
- a CDS encoding sugar ABC transporter permease: MKKWGFWHVNIMKKKIKESIRKDASAALMFLAPSVIGFALFYLIPFAIGVFYSFMDSTVDSQFVGLANYRELLASHSFRKASSNTFYFSVISVPLILLLSLGLAMLLNKNIYLRKWLRTAYVMPLVVPVASIILIWTILFDWNGSLNTWLSGFGIERVDWMKTDAARNVIIVVYLWKNIGYNVILFLAGLQQIPKDYYETAQIEGAGRLRQFGSITIVYLTSTMFLVVIMSIINSFKVFRETYLIAGDYPHDSIYMMQHYMNNMFTSLDIQKMTAAATLMVGCILLIVMGLFALERRHRKYME, from the coding sequence ATGAAGAAGTGGGGTTTTTGGCATGTCAACATTATGAAGAAAAAAATAAAAGAATCGATTCGCAAGGATGCTTCAGCGGCTTTGATGTTTCTGGCACCGAGCGTTATAGGGTTTGCACTGTTCTACCTTATTCCGTTTGCGATTGGGGTGTTCTATTCGTTTATGGATAGTACGGTAGACAGCCAATTTGTGGGATTGGCTAATTACCGCGAGTTACTTGCAAGCCATTCCTTCCGGAAGGCGTCATCCAATACGTTTTATTTTAGCGTGATTAGTGTTCCTCTTATACTTTTGCTGTCGTTAGGTTTGGCAATGCTGTTGAATAAAAATATCTATCTTCGCAAATGGCTGCGGACTGCATATGTGATGCCGCTTGTCGTTCCAGTTGCTTCAATTATCCTGATCTGGACTATTCTATTTGACTGGAATGGCTCCTTGAATACATGGCTGAGTGGCTTTGGAATCGAACGTGTGGATTGGATGAAGACCGATGCGGCCAGAAATGTAATCATTGTCGTTTATTTATGGAAGAACATCGGCTATAACGTGATTTTATTCTTGGCGGGACTTCAGCAAATCCCGAAGGATTATTACGAAACCGCCCAAATTGAAGGGGCCGGGCGTTTACGGCAGTTTGGCAGTATTACAATTGTCTATCTAACATCCACCATGTTCTTAGTAGTTATTATGTCGATCATTAATTCGTTTAAAGTATTTCGGGAAACGTATTTGATCGCAGGCGACTATCCACATGACAGTATTTACATGATGCAGCACTATATGAACAATATGTTCACGTCGTTGGATATACAGAAGATGACTGCTGCTGCGACCTTAATGGTCGGCTGTATTCTTCTGATCGTCATGGGACTGTTTGCACTTGAACGCCGGCATCGGAAGTACATGGAATAG
- a CDS encoding carbohydrate ABC transporter permease: protein MLVAKVLQKSALTVVMVIIAVLLLFPIVITFTNSLMTEQEIGINYGPIGQMNKAAAGREDPFANLKLLPDQVTLEQYGKVLVGSSRYLMMFWNSVFMVVPIIAGQTLVAALAAYAFSKLRFRGREHLFLVYVLTMLMPFQVTLVPNYIMADKLGLLNSSNAIILPGIFAAFGVFMLRQFMLDIPYAYIEAAKMDGAGHLRIFYKIIIPMIKPGLSALIILLFVDYWNMVEQPLIFLDDPLKQPLSVYLSSIKGELGIAFAASMLYMAPMVLLFLYAETYFIEGIQLSGIKG from the coding sequence GTGCTAGTTGCTAAAGTATTGCAAAAAAGTGCATTAACGGTCGTCATGGTCATTATAGCAGTTCTATTACTATTCCCGATTGTGATCACTTTCACAAATTCACTTATGACAGAACAAGAAATTGGCATTAATTATGGACCCATAGGGCAGATGAACAAAGCCGCTGCAGGGAGAGAAGACCCTTTTGCGAATCTAAAACTGCTGCCGGATCAAGTGACTTTGGAGCAGTATGGCAAGGTGTTGGTGGGCAGCTCGAGATATCTAATGATGTTCTGGAATTCGGTATTTATGGTAGTGCCGATCATCGCAGGACAAACTCTCGTAGCAGCGCTGGCTGCTTACGCATTCTCCAAGCTGCGATTTCGCGGCCGGGAACACTTGTTTCTGGTCTATGTCTTGACGATGCTCATGCCATTCCAAGTGACGCTAGTGCCGAATTATATTATGGCGGATAAGCTTGGTCTGCTCAATAGTTCGAATGCCATTATATTACCTGGCATTTTCGCAGCTTTCGGTGTGTTTATGCTAAGGCAGTTTATGCTGGATATTCCATATGCCTACATCGAAGCAGCCAAGATGGATGGAGCTGGACATTTGCGAATTTTTTACAAGATTATTATCCCAATGATCAAACCGGGTCTGTCAGCGCTTATTATCCTCTTGTTCGTGGATTACTGGAACATGGTAGAGCAGCCGCTTATTTTTCTAGACGATCCTCTCAAGCAGCCGCTATCGGTTTATTTATCCAGTATTAAAGGTGAACTGGGAATTGCTTTCGCTGCATCTATGCTCTACATGGCTCCAATGGTGCTGCTGTTTCTGTATGCGGAAACGTATTTTATTGAAGGTATACAATTGTCTGGCATCAAGGGCTAG
- a CDS encoding efflux RND transporter periplasmic adaptor subunit — MELEKEPADRRRKRSIQVVFIVFMGLLLFFTLFSNTLQSLTLPKVRTEKAANGSLFFRIEGSGMLQPFAEARLLNPAGWKVQKILVKEGDHVKKGQKLIIYDSKTAERELEDEITNRDKQKIELRNIQDQYIESVKEEDELRIRKVKRDIETRNLDLGMQERKINELRDRLASQQEITAPFDGVITKLNALEGLTSTGEPDVLISNSSLGYRMDISADSTLLSSLEISIGDKIEVMVDSVQDQQTRMIDGTIHEVVNAQPRTVSSSGEQVGLTLSIPQKALQIKVFDTELKGGEQAKIKLEKRSQQEGVVIPNEAIHQDRDGMFVYKIDEQRGALGNVFVATKVRIHSSETNDKETMIQSDILYEEDLIILESSEPLQDGNRVRLQ; from the coding sequence ATGGAGTTGGAAAAAGAACCGGCTGATCGTAGGCGCAAACGAAGCATTCAAGTCGTGTTCATTGTTTTTATGGGATTGTTGCTATTTTTTACGTTGTTCAGCAACACACTGCAGTCGCTCACTTTGCCGAAAGTGAGAACGGAAAAGGCGGCCAATGGAAGTCTTTTTTTTAGAATCGAAGGTAGCGGTATGCTGCAGCCGTTCGCCGAAGCAAGATTATTGAACCCTGCTGGCTGGAAGGTACAGAAGATTCTCGTAAAAGAAGGGGATCATGTGAAGAAGGGGCAAAAGCTAATCATTTATGACAGCAAAACTGCCGAACGAGAATTGGAAGATGAAATAACCAACAGGGACAAGCAGAAAATCGAGTTGCGGAATATTCAGGATCAGTACATAGAGTCAGTCAAGGAAGAGGACGAGCTCAGAATTCGAAAAGTAAAACGAGATATTGAAACGCGAAATCTTGATCTAGGCATGCAGGAACGTAAAATCAACGAGTTGAGAGACCGTCTAGCAAGCCAACAGGAAATAACCGCTCCGTTCGATGGTGTTATTACAAAATTGAATGCCCTTGAAGGTTTAACATCAACGGGAGAACCGGATGTTCTTATTTCAAACAGCAGCCTAGGTTATCGAATGGATATTTCTGCCGATTCAACTTTGCTTTCTAGCTTGGAGATTTCGATCGGAGATAAGATAGAGGTCATGGTAGATTCAGTCCAAGATCAACAAACCCGTATGATCGACGGCACGATTCATGAAGTGGTGAATGCACAACCTCGTACCGTAAGCTCATCTGGTGAACAAGTGGGGCTGACCCTATCGATCCCGCAGAAGGCTCTTCAAATAAAGGTATTTGATACTGAGCTGAAGGGGGGTGAGCAGGCAAAGATCAAACTTGAAAAACGCTCACAACAAGAGGGGGTGGTCATTCCCAATGAGGCAATTCATCAGGACCGTGACGGCATGTTTGTTTATAAAATTGACGAGCAGAGAGGTGCATTAGGTAATGTCTTTGTTGCCACTAAAGTCCGAATTCATTCCAGTGAAACGAATGACAAAGAAACGATGATTCAATCGGATATCCTCTATGAAGAGGATCTGATTATTCTGGAAAGCAGTGAGCCTTTACAAGATGGAAACCGCGTTCGTCTGCAATAG
- a CDS encoding extracellular solute-binding protein translates to MNKWLCMICIGILMTSMTACSSGGSGELASTEKPVSKEGQTVVTLSMQQSSAFYQAAEKKFEEKYPDIDLQIQITDDYQKYQKTTNTALLSGKGPDIFEISSLPIDDYVSNKLLLNMDELMKQDKTMSISDLQMNILDELKLNGGMYAMPFGFSLRAFVGDGDILENKNIDDKNWTWKEFEKTSKELGESGTERRYAIANDPPEMLLQEMVVDKYTEFVDHTTKKAKFDSLLFVEAMQQIKKMYDNKVMTSEPADIGKQMFYSTVLQSPGDFINGLHIFFSNPKLLQKPEQTGGTRIITDSRFAIQAKSPVKEEAWKFIAFLLSEEGQSLQERQGFSLLKSVNEKQMNDIQEQVKSGTYKLSDGKIPKVSDEDFTQFKQLISTADNHSDADGSVMSIIGDESRSFFGEQKSAEEVAKLIQNKVTTLLNE, encoded by the coding sequence ATGAATAAGTGGCTGTGTATGATATGTATTGGCATTTTAATGACATCAATGACCGCGTGCAGCTCTGGAGGCAGCGGGGAATTGGCAAGTACGGAGAAACCGGTAAGCAAAGAGGGTCAAACAGTCGTTACTTTGTCTATGCAACAATCGAGCGCATTTTATCAGGCGGCAGAGAAAAAGTTTGAAGAAAAGTATCCGGATATCGATCTGCAAATTCAGATCACAGATGATTATCAGAAATACCAAAAAACGACGAATACAGCGCTACTATCAGGGAAAGGCCCGGATATCTTCGAAATAAGCAGCTTGCCTATCGACGATTATGTGAGCAATAAGCTTCTCCTGAACATGGATGAGCTTATGAAGCAAGATAAAACAATGAGTATAAGTGATTTGCAAATGAATATTTTGGATGAATTGAAGTTGAATGGCGGTATGTATGCCATGCCTTTCGGGTTCAGTCTGCGAGCATTCGTAGGCGATGGGGACATTCTTGAGAACAAGAACATTGACGATAAGAACTGGACCTGGAAGGAGTTTGAAAAGACTTCGAAGGAACTGGGGGAGAGTGGCACAGAACGCCGCTATGCTATAGCGAATGACCCGCCGGAGATGCTCCTTCAAGAAATGGTTGTGGATAAATACACAGAGTTCGTTGATCATACAACGAAAAAGGCAAAGTTCGATTCTCTCCTATTCGTGGAAGCAATGCAACAAATTAAAAAAATGTACGATAATAAAGTCATGACTTCGGAACCGGCGGATATAGGCAAGCAAATGTTCTATTCTACCGTTTTGCAATCGCCTGGAGACTTTATCAATGGTCTACATATATTCTTCTCAAATCCAAAGCTGCTGCAAAAGCCAGAACAAACAGGTGGAACGAGGATTATTACCGATTCCCGGTTCGCCATTCAAGCCAAATCTCCTGTTAAAGAGGAAGCTTGGAAGTTTATTGCCTTCTTGTTATCCGAAGAAGGGCAATCCCTGCAAGAGAGACAAGGGTTTTCACTGCTTAAATCTGTGAATGAAAAGCAGATGAACGACATTCAGGAACAAGTTAAGAGCGGAACCTACAAGCTTTCAGACGGGAAAATTCCGAAGGTGTCGGACGAAGACTTTACTCAGTTCAAACAACTCATTAGTACAGCGGATAACCATTCTGATGCGGACGGTAGTGTGATGTCTATTATAGGAGATGAGTCCAGATCATTCTTTGGCGAGCAAAAGTCTGCGGAGGAAGTAGCCAAGCTGATTCAGAACAAGGTGACAACCTTATTAAACGAGTAG
- a CDS encoding MarR family transcriptional regulator, whose translation MKDLQEYVHDLPLHSLAFFSLVEVTANLVDVSERYWQSKGLNGARIRILVEIMKEGGTILPSMLAKKIGVTKPNISLLLIPLENDGLIHRASHPMDGRKTVISITSEGQSLLLKNLPENRQRIAEKMKVLEEHELRQLLILLSKLQRT comes from the coding sequence ATGAAAGATTTGCAAGAATACGTTCATGATTTACCTCTACATTCGCTCGCTTTTTTTTCCTTAGTTGAAGTAACAGCAAATTTAGTCGATGTATCGGAAAGATATTGGCAATCCAAAGGTTTGAATGGAGCTAGAATTCGAATTTTGGTTGAAATTATGAAGGAAGGAGGTACGATACTACCCTCGATGCTCGCTAAGAAAATTGGTGTTACCAAACCCAATATTAGTCTTTTGCTTATCCCATTAGAAAATGACGGATTAATTCATCGAGCAAGCCATCCTATGGATGGTAGAAAAACGGTGATTTCAATAACAAGTGAAGGCCAGAGCCTCCTGTTGAAAAACTTACCTGAAAATCGTCAAAGGATTGCCGAAAAAATGAAAGTGCTGGAAGAGCATGAATTGAGGCAACTTCTTATTTTGTTAAGTAAACTACAAAGAACTTGA
- a CDS encoding NAD(P)H-binding protein, producing the protein MTIVITGANGKLGSLIIKQLLQKVSADQIVACVRNLKNAKEFLEQGIEVRLCDYDKRETLDQAFTGASKLLLISSSNKDDTIRLRQHAHVIEAAKKSQVEQLLFTSFAFLGNGSIPPSNLYLATEHAILTSGIPHTFLRNSLYTDFVGVLGLDAAIATGELSIYPGDWNFNTVTRNDLALGIAAVLSEPGHQNKTYELTAPRPWTFTDLAMVLSELSGKPVSIRQDPQIQNWIFGFLGKINTSSTSADLERLIGGPVTTLKESIKPFITI; encoded by the coding sequence ATGACTATCGTCATTACAGGTGCCAATGGTAAATTAGGAAGTTTAATTATCAAGCAACTCCTTCAGAAAGTTTCGGCAGATCAAATTGTTGCCTGTGTTCGAAACCTTAAGAACGCTAAAGAATTTCTTGAGCAAGGAATTGAAGTGCGTCTGTGTGACTACGATAAACGTGAAACTCTTGATCAAGCATTTACCGGAGCTTCTAAGCTATTATTAATTTCAAGCTCTAATAAGGATGATACCATTAGGTTGCGTCAACATGCGCATGTCATAGAAGCTGCGAAAAAATCGCAAGTGGAACAACTCCTATTTACAAGCTTTGCTTTTCTAGGAAATGGCTCAATTCCACCCTCTAATTTGTACTTGGCTACTGAGCATGCTATTCTCACATCAGGAATTCCACATACTTTTCTCAGAAATTCCTTATATACTGATTTTGTTGGAGTACTTGGTCTGGATGCTGCCATAGCTACTGGTGAGCTAAGCATTTACCCCGGAGATTGGAATTTTAATACTGTGACACGTAATGATCTTGCTTTAGGAATAGCAGCAGTTCTTTCCGAACCAGGTCATCAGAATAAGACATATGAGCTTACTGCACCTCGTCCATGGACGTTCACTGATCTTGCGATGGTTCTGTCTGAACTTTCAGGCAAGCCCGTTTCAATCCGTCAAGATCCTCAGATCCAAAACTGGATATTTGGTTTTTTAGGCAAGATTAATACTTCCTCAACCTCAGCAGATTTGGAAAGATTAATTGGCGGTCCAGTCACTACTTTGAAAGAAAGTATTAAGCCATTTATTACAATTTGA
- a CDS encoding polysaccharide deacetylase: MTILNIVSTASRTGMQSAWMAWEGLFDQITKIRSVSVTQYGICKLVVRKHQGKSIACHDGYYINAGDYVGELHLDNQKVLELSRTKGADRTALMTARMLRKSLEQISYAMEHNLEFRKVKALTGITLLHRGIIHGLGFNQHPIQSKCLRIWLTLYLRFLLRVLHPVGRQRVKQSSSKLVPMMLMMSRQTLLHRYQKEVQS; the protein is encoded by the coding sequence ATGACTATTTTGAATATTGTTAGTACAGCTTCAAGAACAGGAATGCAGTCGGCATGGATGGCATGGGAAGGTTTATTTGATCAAATCACAAAGATACGTAGCGTATCTGTGACACAGTATGGCATATGTAAGCTAGTCGTTAGAAAGCATCAGGGGAAGAGCATAGCTTGTCATGATGGATACTATATAAATGCAGGAGATTATGTGGGAGAACTGCATCTGGATAATCAGAAGGTGTTGGAGCTGTCGCGTACAAAAGGTGCGGATCGTACAGCATTAATGACAGCACGGATGCTGCGTAAATCGCTTGAACAAATCAGTTATGCGATGGAACATAATCTTGAATTTAGGAAAGTGAAAGCTTTGACTGGCATCACGCTCCTTCACAGAGGGATCATTCACGGATTAGGTTTTAATCAACATCCGATTCAATCAAAGTGTCTTAGAATATGGCTAACATTATACCTGAGATTTCTACTACGAGTGCTACATCCCGTAGGTAGGCAACGTGTGAAGCAGAGCTCTTCAAAGCTGGTTCCAATGATGTTGATGATGTCTAGACAAACGTTGTTACATCGTTATCAAAAAGAAGTGCAATCATGA
- a CDS encoding polysaccharide deacetylase family protein, whose amino-acid sequence MTQWLPVLFLIVSFVYMMIPVILSRVFGLGVYKKGIQAQQAEVAFTFDDGPDPRYTPELLDLLKEYDVLATFFVLGSKAEQYPHLIRRIHDEGHQVGIHNYIHKCNLLIFPWKIKRQHINRTADIIEGIIGERPSSYRPPWGVLSMGELFWLRKSYDIVLWSVMGWDWKRQENSEKLIDRLLSKIQPGSIVLLHDSGDTAGADEDAPKQMLEGLRIVLQELKHKQYAYVRTDKLLKKRVVKGYKIDQNIHATQHINSRVI is encoded by the coding sequence ATGACTCAATGGCTACCTGTCCTGTTTTTAATCGTTTCCTTTGTGTACATGATGATTCCCGTAATATTGTCACGAGTCTTTGGTCTAGGTGTATATAAGAAAGGTATACAAGCACAACAGGCTGAGGTCGCCTTTACTTTCGATGACGGCCCTGATCCACGCTATACACCTGAACTACTAGATTTGCTGAAGGAATATGATGTGTTGGCAACGTTCTTTGTACTTGGTAGTAAAGCTGAACAGTATCCACATTTAATACGAAGAATTCATGATGAGGGGCATCAAGTTGGAATTCACAACTACATTCATAAATGTAACTTACTTATATTTCCATGGAAAATAAAGCGTCAGCATATCAATCGTACGGCAGATATTATTGAGGGAATTATCGGGGAGCGACCTTCTAGTTATCGCCCGCCGTGGGGCGTATTGAGTATGGGCGAATTATTTTGGCTTCGCAAATCATACGACATTGTGCTTTGGTCCGTGATGGGTTGGGATTGGAAGCGTCAAGAGAATTCCGAGAAATTAATAGACCGACTATTAAGTAAGATACAACCCGGATCTATCGTACTACTACATGATAGTGGCGATACGGCAGGTGCTGATGAAGACGCGCCAAAGCAGATGTTGGAGGGGTTACGAATAGTTCTGCAAGAGCTTAAGCACAAGCAGTATGCTTATGTACGGACAGATAAACTATTAAAGAAAAGAGTGGTTAAAGGATATAAAATCGATCAGAATATTCATGCTACACAACACATCAATTCTCGGGTTATATGA
- a CDS encoding helix-turn-helix domain-containing protein, with protein sequence MLTIRAVHFDDFIPNWRTHSEIINYNVLVLVMEGKVTYRIENEDYTGERGDFMFIPHGSRRAGENHPSGPHQKFTIIFNYEVDAMPFIPFLHDKKFVHFKLWRLQYLHRRFERLYEETRQGENFRTFICHGILQELIGIIARELEKPEVTPIKTKYADMIKHYLLDHYREQIEIKDLARLIQRSPNYTIAVFREVIGQSPIKYIHQLRVIEACNLLLNSNMSISNISNYLGYYDTSYFFRVFKKYTSMSPTDFMTYGNQQDAAQLFT encoded by the coding sequence ATGCTGACAATTAGAGCTGTACATTTTGACGATTTCATCCCGAATTGGCGTACGCATTCCGAGATTATCAATTACAATGTCCTTGTTCTTGTCATGGAGGGCAAAGTTACTTACAGGATTGAAAACGAAGATTATACCGGTGAACGGGGAGACTTTATGTTTATTCCACATGGCTCGCGTCGCGCCGGTGAAAATCACCCTTCCGGCCCACATCAAAAGTTTACGATCATCTTCAACTATGAAGTTGATGCTATGCCATTCATTCCTTTTCTTCACGATAAGAAATTTGTACATTTCAAGCTGTGGAGGCTACAGTACTTGCATAGAAGATTTGAACGTTTATATGAGGAAACGCGGCAGGGGGAGAACTTTAGAACCTTCATTTGCCACGGCATCCTGCAAGAGCTGATTGGCATCATCGCAAGAGAACTAGAGAAGCCCGAGGTTACACCGATCAAAACGAAATATGCCGATATGATAAAACACTATTTGCTAGACCACTACCGCGAACAGATTGAGATCAAGGATCTCGCACGATTAATTCAGCGTTCACCGAACTATACGATCGCCGTATTCCGAGAGGTTATCGGACAATCGCCGATCAAATACATCCATCAATTGCGCGTGATAGAAGCATGTAACCTGTTGTTGAACTCCAACATGTCCATCTCCAATATCTCAAACTATTTAGGCTACTATGACACCTCTTACTTTTTCCGGGTATTCAAAAAATACACCTCGATGTCACCTACAGACTTCATGACCTACGGGAACCAGCAGGACGCGGCCCAGTTGTTCACCTGA